TGTGCTGCCTTCCTTCTGCCAGCCCCTTCACACGCTCAGGGCAGGGCAAGGAGCTGCCCAGCTGAGACGCAACAGCCAGGCCCGAGCCAGCCACGTGCTCCCCAAGAGTGGACCTCCCGGACCCCAGCTCTGATCGGGGGCCCCAGCCTACGCTGCAGCCTGATGCTCCCCTGCACCCAGGCGTGGACCATGTCCCCTCTCTCCTGCCCGCATGCCTCCATCCAGCCGGCCAGCGAGGCCCTCTCTCCATGTGCCCCCCGCACCCCCAGCCTCTCAGACACCTtgacccccacccacccaccactgACTCCTCATCAGGGAACAGGAACCGCCCTCCCTGAAGGGGACTTATGCTGGAACTTAGGGTTTGTGTTTACACGGGTAAAATGGACCCCGCCCCAGAGTCCCCCACTGTGAGAGCATTCCCATGTGGAGAGCATGGAACCCCTGAAGCCCCCTACCCGGGGAGTGGGCCTTGCCCATGCCTCCTGCAGCCTCTGAGCCCCTGCGGAGCGCCGCCCATTCACTCCCTCATCCCACGGGCCTGGCTCCCAGGTCGGGAGGCCGAGTCTAATAGAGGAGGCAAACTCCACCCCTGCCACTACCAGAACCTGAGGCTCAGGGACCACCGGCTGCCCAGGTACCTCCCAGGCCTGTCACAGGCTGTGCACCCTGCACACTGCAGGGCCGCTACCTAGGCACCTGCTAGGTCCTCCTTTGCCCTCTCTCTTGCCTTCCTTCTGTATTTACGAGACCTAATGGTCCTGAGagcctcacctccacctcccagaacCTTCTGACCAGTGCATTCCTAGGGGTCTCAGCCCTCATGGCAGCCCTGCCCGTCTCCAGAGCCCCCCATTCTTCAGTCTTGGCTCCCTGCACCCCACCCCCCTGCTAGGACTGAGCCCCACTGGCCACCTGGGCCAGGCTGTCCCTGGCTGTTCCCATGGGCACCTTCTGTCCCCACTCCTCTTCCCATTCAAATTGCGTTGTGGGGCTGGCTAAGtttcaaagggaaagaaaacaaaggcacaGTCCACAGCCAGAGCCTCTGCCCCCGGGGTGCTCTCTCTTTATACCCATCAACATGTGTGCCCGCGTGGTATGCTTGTGGGCATGCATGTACGTGTGTGGCTTGTCTGTGCAGTGTGTtcacacgtgtgtgcatgtgtgcctgtgggGTGTGCGTTCACACGCGCGTATCATGCATGTGCATATGGAGTGTGTGCGCCTatgcctgtgtgtgcacacaggTGTGTGGGGTGGGAGATGTCCCTCCGCACTCTCTCCTTTAGCCTTCCTCTCTGCCAGGACACCCTACGCTTCCACTCTCCAGGAAGAACAGCACTGAGACCCTACAGAATACCCCAGGGAGCAAACCTGGGGAATCCCGCCACCCCTGGGGTGAGGACAGCTGTCACCTGGGAGGGCAGTGCTGCTTTTCTCCCCCCCGCCCATCCAGCACCTACCTTCACCTGGCCAGCGGCCTTTCTATGCCTGAGCCGGTTCCTCTCTTTCACTGGCGACATGAGGGCGAGTCACCAGCTCCATCTGGGACAGGCCTCCCAGCGAACCTGGCCCCTTCCCCTCCCAACCCCCTGCCCTGGCAAGCTCAGAGCACAGACATGAGCCAGGTGGGCGGGGGGGTCTCAGCCTCACTCCACACTGCCCACCACGGAACTGCCTGGCAGGAAAGAGGCCTCGGATGCCCCCAGCTCTTTACGAGTCTCGGGCCACTAGTGCTGACTCTCACAGGAACCCTGGGAGACTAGAAGAGCTGTTATCACCACCAGCATCTGACAAGTAAGGACACggagggagggctggggagcGTGAAGAGTGGTGGAGCGTGCCTCCCCAAAACACACCCCTTCAGCATAAGGATGATGTCGAGTTAAAGGCACGCAAAAAACAGGTGCGAGCAGTGCACCCTgaccttcccttctttcctgaaAGCAGGAGATCAAGAAACAAACATTCTTATCACCAGAGGTGGAGCTGAGGCCAAGAGAAGCCTGTGCGGACAGACCCTGTGAGATGGGCCCGTACTGCTGTGCCCCTTCCCCACGACGAGCTGCCCTCCCAAGCCCCTCATCTCACTGCATTTGCTGATTTACTTCTCTTTGTCCACCCATCCCAATGTCCTCAGGTGGGACCTGAGTTAGAGACGTGGGGTTTACATGCCCCACCCAGCATCTCAGGGACCTGGGTGACCCTCCCTCCAGGCGAATGTGAGCTCTTCCCTGCTCCGCTGGTCTTGGAGCCCCGGGGCCGCCTTTACCCCCAGAACCCCAAATGGGGCCCCTGGCCTAGCTCTCCTATGGGGTTGAGCACAGCGAAGCCTGCTTAGGGCTGCCCTGACTCCAGCCCCATTGCCCGGAGCCTGCCCCTCACATCTTCTGCGGCTTTGCTGAGCATCAGGTGCTGGTAGCAATGCACCCCAACTGCTTGCCGCAGGGGTCGGACCTGCCCTGGAGCAGGGCAGAGGCTGGCCGAGACCAAGTCAGGAACATCTAGACCCCAGCATGGGGGATCACACCCAACAGGTCCTCCGGCCAGGCACACTGTTAGGTCCTTCACAGCAACAGCAGCAGGGATGGTCGCAGTCGCAGCGGCTAAGGGCTGCCTGGCAGCACTGTTCACGCGTCCTCCATTGATTCACCAAATCCCCACCACAAGCCCACGGACGGGACAACTTCACACCATAATCCCTAATCCAAAACCTTGGGACCATGCGTTTGAGGATTTTTTGGCTTACAGACACACTCCTGCATCTGCAGTAAAGGTGTGAGGACCCCCAGGCACCGGGATGATGgaagcacacacactcacacgtcTCTTCAGGCCAGACCCTGCCACCAAGAGTTTTCGTGCCAAGCTTAAGAAAAAACTTTTCAATTTTTGGAACTTTTCGGATTTAGGAATTAAGGGGCGTAATCCTCCCTGtacatgtgaggaaactgaggcccacagaggcTGGGTGGCTTGTCCAGGGGAGGCAACGGAGACAGAACAGCAACCCCACATCCCACACGGCCACACCGTTACAGTGCTATGTGCTTCCTCTATCCTGGTTGTTGGCTTATAGCACGATGGGCCACTTCCCAGGCCCCAGCCCATGAGGACGGAGCCCAGGAGGCTGCCGGCGTTCACCCTGACAGCACAAAGACAAATCAGGAAAACAGTCAACACCTGCTCCAGGCGCCCTACAGGCAGGATCTGCGCCAGCCCTGGCCCAGCATGCAGATCCAGAAGCTGAGTGTTATGGGCTACGTCGTGCCCACCGCAGATTCACACATCGCAGCCCTACCCCATCCCTGTACCTATGAACGTGGCCTTTTGGAAAGAGGGTCTTTAAAGAGGCAGTTGAGTTAAAATGAGTTCATAGGGGggcctaatccagtatgactggtgtcctcctaagaagagattaggacacacacacacacgtgaggACAGGGAGAAGGCAGCGTCTGCAGGTTAAGGAGAGGCCTCACAGAAACCAGTACCGCGGACCCCGTATCTTGGACTCCCAGCCCCAGGACCGCGAGGCCTCCGTGGCGCTTTGCCAGGCCCCCATCTGCAGCGCTTTGTTATGCAGCCGAATCACAGATACCCAGGACAGGGCGGCAGTGCAGGGGGTGACCTGGGCTCCCCTGGCTGCTGGGTGGGGACCAGGAGAGTCTCACCTCCAGACAGATGACGGAGCCCTGGTGCTCCCGGAACACCCGCAGCTGCTCCCCACTCAGGATGTCCCAGGCACGGATGGTGGCGTCGGTGCTGCCTGTGAAGGCTGTGTGACTGGGCGTGTCTAGCACTAGGCACAGCACTGCGCCCGTGTGGCCCCGCAGCGTCTGGTGGCAGCAGCCACTGGCCACCTGCCACACCTTGGCAGTGCCATCTGTGCTGCCGGTCACCAGGAGCCCCCCGGCCGCGGCCTCCTCCACGCAGGGAGTGCTGGGGAGGTCCCACGGGGCAGAGTAGGCTAGAGTCAGCATGCAGTTGCGGTGGCCCCGGAACTCCTGGGACATCTGCCCCTTATCCACACTCCAGACCCGAGCTGTCCGGTCGTAGGAGCTGCTGAAGAGCTGGTTGTTGGCAACCAGGATCCTGGCGGCAAGAGGGAAGCGGTCAGGGATCAGAAGGCACGGCTTCCAGAATCCACACAGCCTCCCAACGGGCCATGCTCGGCACTGCAGCTAAAATAACCGCTCTGTGTCTGCCCAGCTTGCCACACTCCCCTTCCAAGGTCCAGCTCAAATCGCCCCCACCTCCAGGAAGCCACTCTGACTCCTCTCATGCGCACCCTTCCTTGCCTGACCCTGGGCATGTACCTGCAGCAGGGACCAAGCTTAGATGCTCCGCTGGGATCCCTCCAGCATCCCCAAAGCAGCTCTCCAGGAGCAGTGGGAAGCGGGCGGGGGAGGAGGTAGGGGAGCACGACCCTCTCATCTTGCCCGGGGTTGAAAAGCTTCTGGGGATGCAGGGTTTTCAGCCTAAGACTGAGAAAGTCCAGGGCAAAGTGGGACACGCTGGTCACCCTGGGAACAGGGCCAGCTCAAGTGGCTGGGCCAGGGCACTTCAGATGAGGGCCCCGAGAAGCTGGAGAGCACTGGGAACTCCCATAGTGCACCCAGGGGTGCTTGTGGGAGGCACAGCCAGGGGTCATGCCACAACCAGTGGGGGCCTCTGCTGCCAGCTCTCACGGCAATCCCCATGCAGACTGAGGTCACAGCCTCAACAGGGTTCCAGCCACATGGCTGGGAACTGGGGGTTGGGTAGCCAAGAGAGTCCATCCATTCAGTGCAACTGGCCTACATGGGAGACCAAGACCCCCCACACAGTATTCACgactcttattttcattttgatgaaaggCAAAAACTCCCCAGAAAAACACACATTTGTCTTTAGTGCAGAGCTTTGCACAGAACCTCAGAAGGTCTGAGCACACACCCTTGGTAAGAAGCCCTGCACCCCAGGAGAGGAGACCGCCAAGGGGTGCGGCCGTGGCTGTGCTGTAACAAGGTGCATCCCTGCCGAGGTGGGACCCTCCTGAATCAGGACCACGGCCGACTCTGCTGCTCCTCCCGCCCTCCCGAGAAGGGCTTGCCGGCCAGCCTGGCAGGGACAGGAGACCCACTCAGGGGACAAGCCTGCTGCCTCCCGCCTCCGCAGGATCCCAACAGCATTCCTCACTTCCCGCAAGCAGCTCAACAGCACAGGCTCCACTCAAATGCCAACTATCCCTCTCCAACTGGCTTCTTCCCTGAGACCCAGATAGGATGATTTTCacaaaacatgtatttatttttttttttttgagatggagtctcactctgtcgcccaggctggagcgcagtggcacgatctcggctcaccacaacctcctcctcctaggttcaagcgattctcctgcctcagcctcccaagtagctgggattacgtgtatttttaaagggaatgatGCCTTGATGCTACTGCGGCAAAGTGCGGGAGGAAGAGGGTGTAGCGGGAGGAAGAGGGCGTAGCGGGAGGAAGGGCGTGTAGCGGGAGGAAGAGGGCGTAGCGGGAGGAAGGGCGTAGCGGGAGGAAGGGCGCGTAGCGGGAGGAAGAGGGCGTAGCGGGAGGAAGGGCGTGTAGCGGGAGGAAGAGGGCGTAGCGGGAGGAAGGGCGTAGCGGGAGGAAGGGCGCGTAGCGGGAGGAAGGGCGCGTAGCGGGAGGAAGGGCGTAGCGGGAGGAAGGGCGTAGCGGGAGGAAGGGCGCGTAGCGGGAGGAAGAGGGCGTAGCGGGAGGAAGGGCGTAGCGGGAGGAAGGGCGTAGCGGGAGGAAGAGGGCGTAGCGGGAGGAAGGGCGTAGTGGAAGAAAGGGCGTAGCGGGAGGAAGGGCGTAGCGGGAGGAAGAGGGCGTAGCGGGAGGAAGGGCGTAGCGGGAGGAAGAGGGCGTAGCGGGAGGAAGGGCGTAGTGGAAGAAAGGGCGTAGCGGGAGGAAGGGCGTAGCGGGAGGAAGAGGGCGTAGCGGGAGGAAGGGCGTAGCGGGAGGAAGGGTGTAGTGGGAGCCCTTGCGGTATGGAGGGGGTGGCTGAGTCCTGGCTGGTGTGAGAAGGCAGGGACGCCAGGCCACTGAATGATTGGTGACTCTGAAGCTCACAGGCCTGACCTGGCTCTGAAAACATGGGAGGAAGTGAGTTCCTCGGGGATCTCACTGATTTATGAGGACAGTTACTTAATCATGCAAATATCTACACAGAGCTATGGGTTTGGAGCTGTGACCGATCCAaaatagtgtgtgtgtttgtatatgttgtgagcacatgtgtacatgtgtgcatgtatatatgtatatgtgtgtgcatatgtgtatatgtgcatgtgtgttgtgtgcaCAATGTGTGCCTGCATGTactttgtgtgtatatgtctatGTTTTGTTGCTTGTGAgttgtgtctatgtgtgtgcatgtgtgtgttatgtgcatatgtgtgtgtaagtTGTGTGTATGGGTGTATATGTATGTTGTGTGTAagttgtatgtgcatgtgtgtgtaagttGTGTATGAGTGTATAcgtatgttgtgtgtgtgcacatgtatgtgtaaGTTGCGTGTATGGGTGTATATGTACATTGcgtgtatgcacatgtgtatgtgtaagttgtgtgtatgggtgtatatgtatgtttgtgtatgcacatgtgtataaGTTGTGTgtatggtatatatgtatgttgtgtgtgtgcacgtgtgtgtaagttgtgtgtatgagtgtgtatgttgTGTATGCACGTGTATATGTGTAAGttgtgtgtatgagtgtatatgtatgttgtgtgtgtgcacgtgtgtatgtgtaagttgtgtgtatgtgtgtatgtatgttgtgTATGCACGTGTATATGTGTAAgttgtatgagtgtgtatgttgtgtgtgcgcacgtgtgtatgtgtaagttgtgtgtatgggtgtatgtgtatgttgtgtgtgcacgtgtgtatgtgtaagttgtgtgtatgggtgtatgtgtatgttgtgtatgcacatgtgtatgtataagttgtgtgtatgagtgtatatgtatgttgtgtgtgtgcacatgtgcatgtgtaagttgtgtgtatgggtgtatgtgtatgtgtatgcacgtGTATATGTGTAAGttgtgtgtatgagtgtataCGTATgtttgtgtgcacgtgtgtgtaagctgtgtgtatgggtgtatgtgtatgttgtgTATGCACGTGTATGTGTAAGTTGTGTGTATGAGTGTTATgttgtgtgtgcacgtgtatgtgtaagttgtgtgtatgagtgtatatgtatgttgtgtgtgtgcacgtgtgtatgtgtaagttgtgtgtatgagtgtatatgtatgctgtgtgtgtgtgcacatgtatatgtgtaagttgtgtgtatgagtgtatatgtatgttgtgtgtgtgcacatgtgcctgTGTAAGTTGTGTGTAtaggtgtatgtgtatgttgtgtgtgcacgtgtatatatgttagttgtgtgtatggtgtatatgcatgttgtgtgtgtgtgcacatgtgtatgtgtaagttgtgtgtgcacatgtgaaaGTAAACCTGGCCGAGCATGATTTCTACCTTTAATGTTCCAGTTTtgcttttgagaagcatctgacAGTTGTGGGTTTGGCAGCTGAGGGCCCACTGGTCACTGCGGGCAGGTCTTCTCCCCGCTGAGCCCATCGCAGCCTCTGCCTGACTCACAGGAGGGCGCTCCCCCAGCCCCACTCTCTTCTTCCATGGCCAGCTTCTTTCTCAGAGAAGTCAGAGTGCTGGGAAGAGGCCAGTGGAGCTGTGAGCCCTGAGTTCTCACTCTAGCCCCTTCTTTACCACCTTGTGGGCTGCCTGGGCAGGTCTCAGGGCCTCACCTGCTTCAGCTGAGGAAGGCCGGGACCAGCCGGCCACCCTACCTTGTGTCTGCATATGCCCCCCATTCACTCTAAAAAGTCCCCGCATCCCTTCAGCCACCTCCTCAGGGTGTCACCCAGCTCCCCGCCCACTGACTGTCGATTATCGGTTCTGGCTGCAGCCACCTGGGACTCCAGCGAGCTGGGCTGATGGGTCTCACTGCCTTTCCTGTCCCCGCATGCGTTGGTCCACTGACTGGGGGTTCCCGTCAGAGCTCAGCCAGCAGCATCCCTCTGGCGGGGTTCATCCTGTCTGGTATGTGCCCCCAGCCCCACCTTCAGGACCCCGTCGTGCCAGCCTGCAGGCAGCGCCCCTCCTCCAGTGCAGCTGCCAGGTCCAGGGGCGCCAGGAGG
This window of the Pongo abelii isolate AG06213 chromosome 6, NHGRI_mPonAbe1-v2.0_pri, whole genome shotgun sequence genome carries:
- the WDR86 gene encoding WD repeat-containing protein 86 isoform X13: MGGGGSALRVCADHRGGINWLSLSPDGQRLLTGSEDGTARLWSTADGQCCALLQGHESYVTFCQLEDEAAFTCSADCTIRRWDVLTGQCLQVYRGHTSIVNRLKTLHPQKLFNPGQDERVVLPYLLPRPLPTAPGELLWGCWRDPSGASKLGPCCRILVANNQLFSSSYDRTARVWSVDKGQMSQEFRGHRNCMLTLAYSAPWDLPSTPCVEEAAAGGLLVTGSTDGTAKVWQVASGCCHQTLRGHTGAVLCLVLDTPSHTAFTGSTDATIRAWDILSGEQLRVFREHQGSVICLECSRAAATLAPGPSTRSLESCGGCSGATHSSSTASSKTQRTTIGLGKRER
- the WDR86 gene encoding WD repeat-containing protein 86 isoform X10; the protein is MGGGGSALRVCADHRGGINWLSLSPDGQRLLTGSEDGTARLWSTADGQCCALLQGHESYVTFCQLEDEAAFTCSADCTIRRWDVLTGQCLQVYRGHTSIVNRLKTLHPQKLFNPGQDERVVLPYLLPRPLPTAPGELLWGCWRDPSGASKLGPCCRILVANNQLFSSSYDRTARVWSVDKGQMSQEFRGHRNCMLTLAYSAPWDLPSTPCVEEAAAGGLLVTGSTDGTAKVWQVASGCCHQTLRGHTGAVLCLVLDTPSHTAFTGSTDATIRAWDILSGEQLRVFREHQGSVICLELVNRLVYSGSADRTVKCWLADTGECVRTFTAHRRNVSALKYHAGTCRRISEAGGLGWNGWLHKVIRHTAFFCHSSSSSLAQTFYL
- the WDR86 gene encoding WD repeat-containing protein 86 isoform X12: MGGGGSALRVCADHRGGINWLSLSPDGQRLLTGSEDGTARLWSTADGQCCALLQGHESYVTFCQLEDEAAFTCSADCTIRRWDVLTGQCLQVYRGHTSIVNRLKTLHPQKLFNPGQDERVVLPYLLPRPLPTAPGELLWGCWRDPSGASKLGPCCRILVANNQLFSSSYDRTARVWSVDKGQMSQEFRGHRNCMLTLAYSAPWDLPSTPCVEEAAAGGLLVTGSTDGTAKVWQVASGCCHQTLRGHTGAVLCLVLDTPSHTAFTGSTDATIRAWDILSGEQLRVFREHQGSVICLERERSGGLQSCPSCRPSLLLLAAGEPTRVLWQRGQDRQVLAGRHRGVCAHVHGPQTQRERPQVPRGHL